In Microbacterium galbinum, a single window of DNA contains:
- a CDS encoding 3-hydroxyacyl-CoA dehydrogenase family protein, protein MGGGRMGAGIAHAFLLAGSRVVVVERDTEGADAAALRIDESLRRSADRDPGLDAGECAARLRVTTDVEACRGAALVVEAVPEDRVLKEDALARLEHVLPDEAVLASNTSSISIDDLALARRRPERFLGLHFFNPVPSSALVEIVRGATTDPAVVDTAREWVALLGKTPIVVADSPGFASSRLGVALGLEAIRMLEERVASAADIDAAMTLGYRHPVGPLRTTDLVGLDVRLGIAQELARELGDRFEPPALLRRMVAEGRLGRKSGAGFYDWTDPDSPKETR, encoded by the coding sequence ATGGGCGGAGGGCGCATGGGCGCGGGCATCGCGCACGCGTTCCTGCTCGCCGGATCGCGAGTGGTCGTCGTCGAGCGCGATACGGAGGGCGCGGATGCCGCGGCGCTGCGCATCGACGAGAGTCTCCGCCGTTCCGCCGACCGCGACCCCGGCCTCGATGCGGGCGAATGCGCCGCGCGCCTCCGGGTCACGACGGATGTCGAGGCGTGCAGGGGGGCCGCACTGGTCGTCGAGGCCGTGCCCGAGGACCGCGTTCTCAAGGAGGATGCGCTCGCGCGGCTCGAGCACGTGCTGCCGGACGAGGCCGTGCTCGCCTCGAACACCTCATCGATCTCGATCGACGACCTCGCGCTCGCCCGCCGACGGCCGGAGCGCTTTCTCGGGCTCCACTTCTTCAACCCGGTGCCCTCGTCGGCACTCGTCGAGATCGTGCGGGGAGCGACCACCGACCCGGCCGTCGTCGATACCGCGCGCGAGTGGGTCGCTCTGCTCGGCAAGACTCCGATCGTGGTCGCCGACTCCCCCGGCTTCGCGTCGTCGCGCCTCGGCGTCGCGCTCGGACTCGAAGCCATTCGGATGCTCGAGGAGCGCGTCGCATCCGCGGCCGACATCGACGCCGCCATGACGCTGGGGTACCGGCATCCGGTGGGCCCGTTGCGCACGACCGACCTCGTGGGGCTCGACGTGCGTCTCGGGATCGCCCAGGAGCTCGCCCGCGAGTTGGGTGACCGCTTCGAGCCACCCGCTCTGCTGCGCCGAATGGTGGCCGAGGGGCGGCTGGGACGAAAGAGCGGCGCAGGCTTCTACGACTGGACCGACCCCGACTCTCCGAAGGAGACGCGATGA
- the dhaL gene encoding dihydroxyacetone kinase subunit DhaL, with product MAADTVSIATLQDWIIRFGAAVAEKREWLTELDSAIGDADHGANMARGMSAVTEKLAASAPAAADDLLKTVGMTLVSSVGGASGPLYGTFFLRMGMTTGAVQDLDATGLAAALRAGLEGIVARGKPEVGDKTMFDAMSPAVDALDAAIEGGADLAEATQAAAVAAATGRDATLPLVARKGRASYLGERSAGHLDPGAASTTLLFETLPAAIAAS from the coding sequence ATGGCCGCGGATACCGTCTCGATCGCCACCCTGCAGGACTGGATCATCCGCTTCGGCGCGGCTGTCGCCGAGAAGCGCGAATGGCTCACCGAACTCGACTCCGCGATCGGCGACGCCGACCACGGCGCGAACATGGCGCGGGGGATGAGCGCCGTCACCGAGAAGCTCGCAGCGAGCGCGCCGGCCGCGGCTGACGACCTCCTGAAGACCGTCGGGATGACGCTCGTCAGCTCGGTCGGCGGCGCCAGCGGGCCGCTCTACGGCACGTTCTTCCTGCGGATGGGGATGACGACCGGCGCGGTCCAGGATCTCGACGCGACCGGCCTGGCCGCCGCGCTGCGCGCCGGGCTCGAGGGCATCGTCGCGCGCGGCAAGCCCGAGGTCGGGGACAAGACGATGTTCGACGCGATGTCGCCGGCGGTCGATGCGCTCGACGCGGCCATCGAGGGAGGTGCCGACCTCGCCGAGGCGACGCAGGCCGCTGCGGTCGCCGCCGCCACGGGGCGCGACGCGACGCTGCCGCTGGTGGCCCGCAAGGGGAGGGCCAGCTATCTCGGCGAACGCAGTGCCGGACATCTCGATCCCGGTGCCGCATCGACCACGCTGCTCTTCGAGACGCTCCCCGCGGCGATCGCGGCGAGCTGA
- a CDS encoding thiolase family protein: protein MTEAFLIGGARTPIGRYGGALSGIRPDDLAALVVRTAVDRAGVPDAAIDEVILGAANQAGEDNRNVARMAVLLAGLPDDIPGLTVNRLCASGMSAIALAAQAIRAGDAELLVAGGVESMTRAPWVQAKPERAWAKPGAVVDTSIGWRFTNPRLSARAGTTLSMPETAEEVARRDGITREDADAFALRSHALAIAAIDAGRFADEIVAVPTRAGEVDVDEGPRRDTDLGALASLRPVVEGGRVVTAGNSSSLNDGASAVIVASGEAVRRYGLTPRARIVTATSAALAPEIMGLGPVPATEKALRRTGLAVDAIGAVELNEAFASQSLASIRRLGLDPERVNRDGGAIALGHPLGSSGCRIVVTLLGRMEREGAGLGLATMCVGVGQGTAMILERVA, encoded by the coding sequence ATGACCGAGGCGTTCCTCATCGGCGGAGCCCGCACCCCGATCGGGCGCTACGGCGGCGCCCTCTCCGGCATCCGCCCCGACGACCTCGCCGCCCTCGTGGTGCGCACCGCCGTCGATCGCGCCGGAGTGCCGGATGCCGCGATCGACGAGGTGATCCTGGGAGCGGCGAACCAGGCCGGGGAGGACAACCGCAACGTCGCGCGCATGGCCGTGCTGCTCGCGGGGCTCCCCGACGACATCCCGGGTCTGACCGTGAACCGGCTCTGCGCCTCGGGGATGTCGGCCATCGCCCTGGCGGCCCAGGCGATCCGCGCGGGGGACGCCGAGCTGCTCGTCGCGGGCGGCGTCGAGTCGATGACCCGGGCCCCGTGGGTGCAGGCCAAGCCCGAACGGGCGTGGGCGAAACCGGGCGCCGTCGTCGACACCTCGATCGGCTGGCGGTTCACGAACCCGCGCCTCTCCGCACGCGCCGGCACCACCCTCTCGATGCCGGAGACCGCGGAGGAGGTCGCCCGACGCGACGGGATCACGCGAGAGGATGCCGACGCGTTCGCGCTGCGCAGCCACGCCCTCGCGATCGCCGCGATCGACGCCGGACGCTTCGCCGACGAGATCGTCGCCGTGCCCACGCGCGCCGGCGAGGTCGACGTCGACGAGGGCCCGCGCCGCGACACCGACCTCGGTGCGCTCGCGTCGCTGCGCCCCGTCGTGGAGGGCGGCCGCGTCGTCACCGCCGGCAACTCGAGCTCCTTGAACGACGGGGCCTCCGCCGTGATCGTCGCCTCGGGTGAGGCCGTGCGCCGCTACGGCCTCACACCCCGTGCCCGCATCGTCACGGCGACCTCCGCCGCACTCGCTCCGGAGATCATGGGTCTCGGTCCCGTGCCGGCGACCGAGAAGGCGCTGCGGCGCACGGGCCTCGCGGTCGACGCGATCGGGGCCGTCGAGCTGAACGAGGCCTTCGCCTCCCAGTCGCTCGCCTCGATCCGTCGGCTCGGACTCGACCCGGAACGCGTCAATCGCGACGGCGGAGCGATCGCCCTCGGGCACCCGCTCGGGTCGAGCGGCTGCCGCATCGTCGTCACGCTGCTCGGGCGCATGGAGCGCGAGGGGGCGGGGCTCGGACTCGCGACGATGTGCGTGGGCGTCGGGCAGGGCACGGCCATGATCCTGGAGCGGGTGGCATGA
- the ptsP gene encoding phosphoenolpyruvate--protein phosphotransferase, whose protein sequence is MIGIVAVSHSARLGEAALELALQMVQGPGARVRVAAGAGTDADGTPILGTDAVAVAEAIDELAADCDGVLVLMDLGSAVLSAELALELRLSDVPVRLAPAPFVEGLLAAVVSAAAGGDLDTVAAEASAALGAKSGQLGAEEPVPEPVAPSRPAGDAQTRRVLVRNPQGLHARPAALIAEASGGVDVRLRRLPDGPEAAAASLSRLLILGARQGDEIEISAHGADAAGALDRIAALFDDGFGEGTDGLPETGTGTGTGTGSAPEPVAPPRDAAGAVTAGDVLRGRGVSPGVAAASVVHLAPALPEPDGGVVVAESERPAEVSAVERATVAVAEHLRARSAESTGEAREILDAARLIASDPELLADARALVLSQGRTAARAVWEAARSHETALEALGGRMAERVADIRDVRDRVIAEILGLDLPGVPEREEPFVLVAVDLSPADTAALGGGRCAALVTEQGGPTSHTAIIARSLGLPAVVGVTGATGIREGEIVLVDGDRGTVEVGPDEERVASARAAAVVVEFDGQGRSADGHPLALLANVGGAADALAAAEARAEGVGLFRTEFCFLGRTDAPSVDEQVIAYRGVLAAFPGRKVVVRTLDAGSDKPLPFANVDDEENPALGVRGLRIARRSPRLLDDQLRALALAAEAESALVEVMAPMVATVEEAAEFAERARGAGIDRVGIMIETPSAALLATEIFEVVDFVSLGTNDLAQYTLAADRLLSELGDLNDPWQPAVLRLIGAVGAAGRAAGKPVGVCGEAGADPALAPVLAGLGVTSLSMAPRALGRVGAALAAVDQDACRRAADAALAAPTASAAREAVGAVLADVSGL, encoded by the coding sequence ATGATCGGCATCGTCGCCGTCTCCCACAGCGCACGACTCGGGGAGGCGGCGCTCGAGCTCGCCCTGCAGATGGTGCAGGGGCCCGGCGCGCGAGTGCGCGTCGCGGCCGGTGCGGGCACGGATGCCGACGGTACGCCGATCCTCGGCACGGATGCCGTGGCCGTCGCCGAAGCGATCGACGAGCTCGCCGCCGACTGCGACGGTGTGCTCGTGCTCATGGACCTCGGGTCGGCTGTGCTCAGCGCCGAGCTCGCACTCGAACTGCGCCTGAGCGACGTGCCGGTCAGGCTCGCCCCCGCACCGTTCGTCGAGGGTCTGCTCGCCGCCGTGGTGTCTGCGGCGGCCGGGGGAGATCTCGACACGGTCGCCGCCGAGGCGTCCGCGGCCCTCGGAGCGAAGTCGGGGCAGCTCGGTGCGGAGGAACCGGTTCCGGAACCGGTGGCTCCGTCCCGGCCCGCCGGCGACGCGCAGACCCGCCGCGTGCTCGTGCGCAACCCGCAGGGCCTCCACGCCCGCCCGGCGGCCCTGATCGCCGAGGCTTCCGGCGGCGTCGACGTGCGTCTGCGGCGACTGCCCGACGGCCCGGAGGCGGCTGCGGCGAGTCTCTCGCGGCTGCTGATCCTCGGCGCGCGCCAGGGCGACGAGATCGAGATCTCGGCGCACGGGGCGGATGCCGCCGGTGCTCTCGATCGGATCGCGGCGCTCTTCGACGACGGGTTCGGGGAGGGAACGGACGGGCTCCCCGAAACCGGCACCGGCACCGGCACCGGGACGGGCTCGGCGCCGGAACCGGTCGCGCCGCCTCGGGATGCGGCGGGTGCGGTGACCGCGGGCGATGTGCTGCGCGGACGAGGCGTGAGCCCCGGGGTCGCCGCGGCATCCGTCGTTCATCTCGCTCCCGCGCTGCCCGAGCCCGATGGCGGAGTCGTCGTCGCCGAGAGCGAGCGCCCCGCCGAGGTCTCGGCGGTCGAGCGGGCGACCGTCGCGGTCGCCGAGCACCTGCGTGCGCGCTCCGCGGAGTCGACGGGGGAGGCGCGGGAGATCCTCGATGCCGCACGCCTCATCGCGTCCGATCCCGAGCTGCTCGCCGATGCCCGCGCGCTCGTGCTCTCGCAGGGCCGCACGGCCGCGCGCGCGGTATGGGAAGCGGCCCGATCGCACGAGACGGCCCTCGAGGCGCTCGGGGGGCGGATGGCCGAACGCGTCGCCGATATCCGCGACGTGCGCGACCGCGTGATCGCGGAGATCCTCGGACTCGACCTGCCGGGGGTCCCCGAGCGCGAGGAGCCGTTCGTGCTCGTCGCCGTGGACCTCTCGCCCGCCGACACGGCCGCCCTCGGCGGTGGTCGCTGCGCAGCGCTCGTCACCGAGCAGGGCGGTCCCACCTCTCACACGGCGATCATCGCCCGCTCGCTCGGACTCCCGGCGGTCGTCGGCGTCACCGGTGCCACGGGCATCCGCGAGGGGGAGATCGTGCTCGTCGACGGTGATCGCGGCACCGTCGAGGTCGGCCCGGATGAGGAGCGAGTGGCGTCCGCGCGTGCCGCCGCGGTCGTCGTCGAGTTCGACGGGCAGGGCCGCTCGGCGGACGGCCATCCGCTCGCCCTGCTCGCCAACGTCGGAGGTGCGGCGGACGCCCTCGCCGCTGCGGAGGCGCGCGCCGAGGGCGTGGGACTTTTCCGCACGGAATTCTGCTTCCTCGGGCGCACGGATGCTCCCTCCGTCGATGAGCAGGTCATCGCGTACCGCGGGGTGCTCGCCGCGTTCCCCGGTCGCAAGGTGGTCGTGCGCACGCTCGACGCGGGAAGTGACAAGCCCCTGCCCTTCGCGAACGTCGACGACGAGGAGAACCCGGCGCTCGGCGTACGGGGTCTGCGGATCGCCCGTCGCAGCCCGCGTCTTCTCGATGATCAGCTGCGAGCGCTCGCCCTCGCCGCCGAGGCGGAATCGGCCCTCGTCGAGGTCATGGCGCCGATGGTGGCGACCGTCGAGGAGGCGGCGGAGTTCGCGGAGCGGGCCAGGGGCGCGGGGATCGACCGTGTCGGCATCATGATCGAGACCCCGTCGGCCGCCCTGCTCGCCACCGAGATCTTCGAAGTCGTCGACTTCGTCAGCCTCGGCACCAACGATCTCGCCCAGTACACGCTGGCGGCCGACCGGCTCCTCAGCGAACTGGGCGACCTCAACGATCCGTGGCAGCCCGCGGTGCTGCGACTCATCGGCGCGGTAGGCGCTGCGGGGCGCGCGGCGGGGAAGCCGGTCGGGGTATGCGGCGAGGCCGGGGCGGACCCCGCGCTCGCTCCGGTGCTCGCGGGGCTCGGAGTGACTTCGCTTTCGATGGCACCGCGCGCGCTCGGGCGGGTCGGCGCGGCGCTCGCGGCCGTCGATCAGGACGCGTGCCGACGTGCGGCCGATGCGGCCCTCGCAGCGCCGACCGCTTCGGCGGCGCGGGAGGCGGTGGGCGCTGTTCTGGCGGACGTGAGCGGGCTCTGA
- a CDS encoding enoyl-CoA hydratase/isomerase family protein produces the protein MSDPLLIERRDDRVLATLHRPERRNAIDLATIDALHALCAELEADPRTLILTGAGGDFAAGADIAQLRERRADDARRGINATAFLRVAELPMPVIAALDGYALGGGAELAYAADIRIATASLRIGNPETGLGILAAAGATWCLPEIVGHARAADLLLTGRALGADDALSWGLISAIHPPEQLLPAAHALADRIAANDPLATRHTKRALRAPRAEHPHIDGELQAELFESPEKERRMTAFLDRTDRS, from the coding sequence ATGAGCGACCCGCTGCTGATCGAACGGCGTGACGACCGCGTGCTCGCCACGCTCCACCGACCGGAGCGCCGCAACGCCATCGACCTCGCCACGATCGATGCCCTGCACGCGCTCTGCGCCGAGCTGGAAGCCGACCCCCGCACGCTGATCCTCACGGGTGCGGGCGGCGACTTCGCGGCGGGCGCCGACATCGCCCAACTGCGCGAGCGCCGCGCCGACGATGCGCGCCGCGGGATCAACGCCACGGCCTTCCTCCGCGTGGCCGAACTGCCGATGCCGGTCATCGCCGCCCTCGACGGCTACGCGCTGGGCGGCGGCGCGGAGCTCGCCTACGCCGCCGACATCCGCATCGCCACCGCGTCGCTCCGCATCGGCAACCCCGAGACCGGACTCGGCATCCTCGCCGCTGCCGGCGCGACCTGGTGCCTGCCCGAGATCGTCGGCCACGCCCGCGCCGCCGATCTCCTGCTCACGGGCCGTGCGCTGGGCGCGGACGACGCCCTCTCCTGGGGGCTCATCTCGGCGATCCATCCGCCCGAGCAGTTGCTGCCCGCCGCGCACGCGCTCGCGGACCGCATCGCCGCGAACGACCCGCTCGCCACCCGGCACACCAAGCGCGCCCTCCGCGCGCCGCGTGCGGAACATCCGCACATCGACGGAGAACTGCAGGCCGAGCTGTTCGAGAGCCCCGAGAAGGAGCGCCGCATGACCGCCTTCCTCGATCGCACGGATCGCTCGTGA
- the paaZ gene encoding phenylacetic acid degradation bifunctional protein PaaZ, which produces MTEYLPSYVEGAWWTPSAGSPSTEVRDASTGELVTRVSTTGLDLAAALVHARTVGQASLAGLTFHQRAVLLKQFALALTARKDELYALSARTGATAADSWVDIDGGIGVLFSYSGKGRRELPNGTVRIDGPVEPLSKDGSFLGRHVHTTLPGVAVQINAFNFPVWGALEKFAPAFLAGMPTLIKPATPTGYLAEAMVRILIESGLVPEGTLQLVSGSVPDLFDHLLLGDIVGFTGSASTAESLRRSAAVQTGGVRFTAETDSINASVLGTDATVDTREFDAYVRQLVTEMTTKAGQKCTAIRRVIVPEGSADAVIEAVRTRLAERTVLGDPRAEGVTMGPLASLAQRDEVLRQVAALQDAGGRIVIGTTATPEVRRADGTTGPVSEGAFVAPILLRFDDAEADAVHDIEAFGPVASMLTYSTIAEAAGLVARGGGSLVTSIATHDPAQAVALATRIAPFNGRLLVLDRDDARSSTGHGSPLPNLVHGGPGRAGGGEELGGIRAVLHHMQRTAVQGSPEMLTALTGVWHTGAAVRSDGRHPFRRSLAELRVGDQVASGSRTVTLDDIETFARFTGDTFYAHMDEAAAAANPFFPGRVAHGYLLVSWAAGLFVDPEPGPVLANYGLEDLRFVTPVSPGDEIRVELTAKQITPRETDDYGEVRWDAVIRNQRDETVATYDVLTLVSKHPQGETVPA; this is translated from the coding sequence ATGACCGAGTACCTGCCCAGTTACGTCGAGGGCGCCTGGTGGACGCCCTCGGCTGGATCACCCTCGACGGAGGTGCGCGACGCCTCGACCGGCGAGCTCGTGACCCGCGTGTCGACCACGGGTCTCGACCTCGCGGCGGCGCTCGTGCACGCCCGCACGGTCGGGCAGGCGAGCCTCGCCGGGCTCACCTTCCACCAGCGAGCCGTGCTGCTGAAGCAGTTCGCGCTGGCGCTGACCGCCCGCAAGGACGAGCTGTACGCGCTCTCGGCCCGTACGGGTGCGACGGCCGCCGATTCGTGGGTCGACATCGACGGCGGCATCGGCGTGCTCTTCTCCTACTCGGGCAAGGGACGCCGCGAACTGCCGAACGGCACCGTGCGCATCGACGGCCCGGTCGAGCCCCTCTCGAAGGACGGGTCCTTCCTCGGCCGCCACGTGCACACCACGCTGCCGGGCGTCGCCGTGCAGATCAACGCCTTCAACTTCCCCGTGTGGGGTGCGCTCGAGAAGTTCGCCCCCGCCTTCCTCGCGGGAATGCCGACGCTGATCAAGCCCGCGACCCCGACCGGCTACCTCGCCGAGGCGATGGTGCGCATCCTCATCGAGTCGGGTCTGGTGCCCGAGGGCACGCTGCAGCTCGTGAGCGGGAGCGTGCCCGACCTGTTCGACCACCTGCTCCTCGGCGACATCGTGGGATTCACCGGCAGCGCCTCGACCGCCGAGTCGCTGCGGCGGAGCGCCGCGGTGCAGACCGGGGGCGTGCGTTTCACGGCCGAGACCGACTCGATCAACGCCTCGGTGCTCGGCACGGATGCCACGGTCGACACGCGCGAGTTCGATGCCTACGTGCGCCAGCTCGTCACCGAGATGACGACGAAGGCCGGACAGAAGTGCACCGCGATCCGTCGCGTCATCGTGCCGGAAGGATCGGCGGATGCCGTGATCGAGGCCGTGCGCACCCGCCTCGCGGAGCGCACGGTGCTCGGAGACCCCCGAGCCGAGGGCGTGACCATGGGCCCGCTCGCCTCCCTCGCCCAGCGCGACGAGGTGCTGCGACAGGTCGCCGCACTGCAGGATGCCGGCGGACGGATCGTGATCGGCACGACCGCGACGCCGGAGGTGCGACGCGCCGACGGAACCACGGGGCCGGTCTCGGAGGGGGCCTTCGTCGCGCCGATCCTGCTGCGCTTCGACGACGCCGAGGCGGATGCCGTGCACGACATCGAGGCCTTCGGCCCGGTCGCCTCGATGCTGACCTACTCGACCATCGCGGAGGCCGCAGGTCTCGTCGCCCGCGGCGGCGGTTCGCTGGTGACGAGCATCGCGACGCACGACCCCGCGCAGGCGGTGGCGCTCGCGACCCGCATCGCGCCGTTCAACGGGCGGCTGCTGGTGCTCGACCGCGACGATGCACGCTCCTCGACCGGACACGGATCCCCGCTCCCCAACCTCGTGCACGGTGGACCGGGGCGGGCCGGCGGTGGCGAAGAGCTGGGCGGGATCCGGGCGGTGCTGCACCACATGCAGCGCACCGCGGTGCAGGGATCGCCCGAGATGCTCACGGCCCTGACCGGTGTCTGGCACACGGGCGCCGCGGTGCGCAGCGACGGACGGCATCCGTTCCGCCGATCACTCGCCGAACTGCGGGTCGGCGACCAGGTGGCCTCGGGATCGCGCACCGTGACCCTCGACGACATCGAGACGTTCGCGCGCTTCACCGGCGACACCTTCTACGCCCACATGGACGAGGCCGCGGCGGCGGCGAATCCGTTCTTCCCGGGGCGAGTCGCCCACGGCTATCTGCTCGTGTCGTGGGCGGCAGGGCTCTTCGTCGATCCCGAACCCGGTCCGGTGCTCGCGAACTACGGACTCGAGGACCTTCGCTTCGTCACGCCGGTGTCGCCGGGTGATGAGATCCGCGTCGAACTGACCGCGAAGCAGATCACGCCGCGCGAGACCGACGACTACGGCGAGGTGCGCTGGGACGCCGTCATCCGCAATCAGCGCGACGAGACCGTCGCGACCTACGACGTGCTCACGCTCGTGAGCAAGCATCCTCAGGGCGAGACGGTGCCCGCCTGA
- the dhaK gene encoding dihydroxyacetone kinase subunit DhaK has protein sequence MKKLINAPEDVLVESLKGVALAHPELSVDLETHVITRAEPKAQGKVAIVSGGGSGHEPLHGGYVGVGMLDAAVAGEVFTSPTPDRVQAATKAVDRGAGVLHIVKNYTGDVLNFEMAAELASMEGIEVGTVVVDDDVAVQDSLYTAGRRGVGLTVLLEKIVGAAAEEGQDLAAVVALAQRVNGQGRSMGMALTSCTVPAAGKPTFDLPDDQMEIGIGIHGEPGRHREPLAPASDIARQLVEPILADLDFAGPAIVMVNGMGATPQIELYLMYAEVAALLEAAGVQIVRNLVGNYITSLDMAGCSVTVLKADDEVLRLWDSPVVTPGLRWGA, from the coding sequence ATGAAGAAGCTCATCAACGCCCCGGAGGACGTGCTCGTCGAATCGCTCAAGGGAGTCGCACTCGCGCATCCCGAGCTGTCGGTCGACCTCGAGACGCACGTCATCACGCGGGCCGAGCCGAAGGCGCAGGGAAAGGTCGCGATCGTCTCCGGCGGCGGATCGGGGCACGAGCCCCTGCACGGCGGCTACGTCGGTGTCGGGATGCTCGACGCCGCGGTCGCGGGTGAGGTCTTCACCTCTCCGACACCCGACCGCGTGCAGGCAGCGACGAAGGCCGTCGACCGGGGGGCCGGCGTGCTGCACATCGTGAAGAACTACACCGGCGACGTGCTCAACTTCGAGATGGCCGCCGAACTCGCCTCGATGGAGGGCATCGAGGTCGGCACGGTCGTCGTCGACGACGACGTCGCGGTGCAGGACTCGCTCTACACGGCCGGACGACGCGGCGTCGGCCTCACCGTGCTGCTCGAAAAGATCGTCGGCGCGGCCGCGGAGGAAGGACAGGACCTCGCCGCCGTCGTCGCCCTCGCGCAACGCGTCAACGGCCAGGGGCGTTCCATGGGCATGGCGCTCACCAGCTGCACGGTGCCGGCCGCCGGCAAGCCGACCTTCGACCTTCCGGACGACCAGATGGAGATCGGCATCGGCATCCATGGCGAGCCCGGGCGCCACCGGGAGCCCCTGGCGCCGGCATCCGACATCGCCCGCCAGCTCGTCGAGCCGATCCTCGCCGACCTCGACTTCGCGGGACCCGCGATCGTGATGGTCAACGGGATGGGCGCGACCCCGCAGATCGAGCTCTACCTGATGTACGCCGAGGTCGCAGCGCTCCTGGAGGCAGCGGGCGTGCAGATCGTGCGCAACCTCGTCGGCAACTACATCACCTCGCTCGACATGGCCGGCTGCTCGGTCACGGTGCTGAAGGCCGACGACGAGGTGCTGCGGTTGTGGGACAGCCCGGTCGTGACCCCCGGTCTGCGGTGGGGCGCCTGA